One window of the Methanocaldococcus vulcanius M7 genome contains the following:
- a CDS encoding beta-CASP ribonuclease aCPSF1, translating to MSAEEVLENIRKEIIKKSPKEAKIVDVQFEGPEVVVYVKNPEIFTNEIIKNLAKDLRKRISIRPDPSVLVEPEIAKKKIFEIVPEEAEITNFVFDANTGEVIIESKKPGLVIGKEGKTLEMIKKAIRWAPKPVRSPPIQSETIKAIRATLYRERDEVKEILRRIGRRIHRDIVVRGDYWIRVSFLGGAREVGRSCLYVQTPDTRVLIDCGINVACEDKAFPHFDAPEFSIEDLDAVIITHAHLDHCGFVPGLFRYGYDGPVYCTRPTRDLMTLLQKDYLEIAKKEGKEVPYSSKDIKTCVKHTIPIDYGVTTDISPTIKLTLHNAGHVLGSAIAHLHIGEGLYNLAYTGDIKFETSRLLEPAVCQFPRLETLIIESTYGAYDDVLPEREEAERELLKVVSETTDKGGKVLIPVFGVGRAQELMLVLEEGYNQGIFNAPVYLDGMIWEATAIHTAYPEYLSKEMRQKIFHEGDNPFLSEVFKRVGSTNERRKVIDSDEPCVILATSGMLTGGPSVEYLKHLAPDEKNAIIFVGYQAEGTLGRKVQRGWKEIPIVTRNGKTKSIPINLQVYTIEGFSGHSDRKQLIKYVRRLKPSPEKIIMVHGEESKCLDFADTVRRLFKKQTCVPMNLDAVRIK from the coding sequence TTGTCAGCAGAAGAGGTTTTAGAAAATATAAGAAAAGAGATAATAAAAAAATCACCAAAAGAGGCAAAAATTGTAGATGTTCAATTTGAGGGGCCCGAAGTGGTTGTCTATGTTAAAAACCCGGAAATATTTACAAACGAAATAATAAAAAATCTTGCAAAAGACCTCAGAAAAAGAATATCCATAAGACCAGATCCGTCTGTTTTAGTAGAGCCAGAAATAGCAAAAAAGAAGATATTTGAAATTGTTCCAGAAGAGGCAGAGATAACAAACTTTGTTTTTGATGCAAACACGGGAGAGGTTATAATAGAATCAAAAAAACCAGGTCTCGTTATTGGGAAAGAAGGGAAAACACTGGAAATGATAAAAAAAGCAATAAGATGGGCACCTAAACCAGTAAGATCTCCTCCAATACAATCTGAAACAATAAAAGCAATTAGGGCAACACTTTATAGGGAGCGAGATGAAGTTAAAGAGATTCTTAGGAGAATAGGTAGAAGAATACACCGAGATATTGTTGTTAGAGGGGATTATTGGATAAGGGTCTCTTTTTTAGGAGGGGCGAGAGAAGTCGGTAGATCTTGCCTATACGTGCAAACACCAGATACAAGAGTTTTAATCGATTGTGGAATTAACGTTGCCTGCGAAGATAAGGCATTTCCACACTTCGATGCCCCAGAATTTTCAATTGAGGACTTAGATGCAGTGATTATAACTCATGCTCACTTAGATCACTGTGGTTTTGTTCCCGGGTTGTTTAGATATGGTTATGATGGGCCTGTCTATTGCACAAGACCCACAAGAGATCTTATGACATTATTACAAAAAGATTATTTGGAAATCGCTAAAAAAGAAGGAAAAGAAGTTCCTTATTCTTCAAAAGACATAAAAACGTGCGTTAAACATACAATACCAATTGACTACGGAGTTACGACCGATATAAGCCCAACAATAAAACTAACCCTACATAATGCAGGGCACGTGCTTGGATCAGCCATTGCTCACCTCCACATTGGAGAGGGGTTGTATAATTTAGCTTACACAGGAGACATAAAATTTGAAACTTCTCGACTTTTAGAGCCAGCTGTTTGCCAGTTTCCAAGATTGGAAACATTAATCATAGAATCAACTTACGGAGCTTATGATGATGTTCTACCAGAGAGAGAAGAAGCAGAGAGGGAGCTTTTGAAGGTAGTTAGTGAAACAACAGATAAGGGAGGAAAGGTTTTAATTCCTGTCTTTGGTGTTGGAAGAGCTCAGGAATTGATGCTCGTGTTAGAGGAGGGATATAATCAAGGTATATTTAATGCTCCCGTTTACTTGGATGGAATGATCTGGGAAGCAACTGCAATACACACTGCATATCCAGAATATCTATCAAAAGAGATGAGGCAGAAGATATTCCACGAAGGGGATAATCCTTTCCTATCGGAGGTATTTAAAAGAGTTGGAAGCACGAATGAGAGAAGAAAAGTTATTGATAGCGATGAACCGTGTGTTATTTTAGCAACATCTGGAATGTTAACAGGAGGACCAAGTGTTGAATATTTAAAACACTTAGCTCCTGATGAGAAAAATGCCATAATATTTGTAGGTTATCAGGCGGAGGGAACGTTGGGAAGAAAAGTGCAAAGAGGTTGGAAAGAGATTCCAATAGTTACAAGAAATGGAAAAACCAAGTCCATACCGATAAATTTACAGGTTTATACAATTGAAGGATTCTCTGGACATAGTGATAGAAAGCAATTAATTAAATATGTTAGAAGGTTAAAACCGTCTCCTGAAAAGATAATAATGGTTCATGGAGAGGAGAGTAAGTGTTTGGATTTTGCAGATACGGTTAGAAGGTTATTTAAAAAACAAACCTGTGTTCCTATGAATTTAGATGCAGTTAGGATAAAATAA
- a CDS encoding TatD family hydrolase, producing the protein MIDTHIHSDTRGLEDLELMAMCLDGVITLAHDPYEMKSLEVWESHVEKLLKSEVDRANKVGLNLFICVGVHPRAIPPDLDEAILKIKEYITHNKVVGIGEIGLEKATKEEKNAFIKQLTLAEELNLPVVIHTPRRNKEEITKEILEEISTLNLKNKDIVIEHCNKQTTKMVIDEELYVGLTVQPGKLTPQEAVEIIKEYKDFSNKILLNSDSSSNASDVLAVPRTVLKMKLSNIDREVIYKVSHKNAVDLFGLTIF; encoded by the coding sequence ATGATAGATACCCACATACATTCTGATACAAGAGGACTTGAAGACCTCGAGTTAATGGCAATGTGTTTAGATGGAGTTATAACATTAGCCCATGACCCTTATGAAATGAAGAGTTTAGAGGTCTGGGAATCGCACGTTGAAAAACTTTTAAAATCAGAAGTAGATAGGGCTAACAAGGTGGGATTAAATCTATTTATCTGCGTAGGGGTTCATCCAAGAGCAATTCCACCAGATCTCGATGAGGCAATTTTAAAAATAAAGGAATATATAACCCACAATAAGGTTGTTGGAATTGGGGAGATTGGCTTAGAAAAAGCAACAAAAGAAGAAAAAAATGCATTTATTAAGCAGTTAACCTTAGCTGAGGAGTTGAATTTGCCAGTTGTGATACATACACCAAGAAGGAATAAGGAGGAAATAACCAAGGAGATCTTAGAAGAGATCTCAACTCTGAACTTAAAAAATAAAGATATTGTGATAGAACACTGCAATAAACAAACGACAAAAATGGTTATTGATGAAGAGCTTTACGTTGGATTGACGGTTCAGCCAGGGAAGTTAACACCTCAAGAGGCGGTTGAAATAATTAAAGAATACAAGGATTTTTCAAATAAGATACTTTTAAATAGTGATTCTTCCTCTAATGCCTCAGATGTTTTAGCAGTTCCAAGGACTGTCTTAAAAATGAAACTCTCAAATATAGATCGAGAAGTGATCTATAAAGTTAGCCATAAAAATGCTGTGGATCTGTTTGGATTGACAATTTTTTAG
- a CDS encoding SagB/ThcOx family dehydrogenase, with the protein MEIILPTIKPTNLENILIKRRSIRRYSPSPLTVEELSHILFSAYGITNELGFRTVPSAGATYPLEIYVSVKDVIDIESGVYKYNPERHSIIKILEEEIGYELALYSLNQMFIAEAPIVLIITAEYQRTTGVYGERGVRYVHMEVGHVAQNIYLTATSLGLGTVSVGAFLDEEIKNLLNIKEDPLLIMPIGRREVV; encoded by the coding sequence ATGGAAATTATTCTACCGACAATAAAGCCCACTAATTTAGAAAATATTTTAATAAAAAGAAGGTCTATTCGAAGATATTCCCCATCTCCCTTAACAGTAGAAGAACTCTCACATATCCTATTTTCTGCCTATGGGATAACTAACGAGTTGGGTTTTAGAACCGTTCCCTCCGCAGGAGCGACGTATCCCTTAGAGATATATGTTAGTGTTAAAGATGTTATAGATATTGAAAGTGGAGTTTATAAATATAATCCTGAAAGGCATTCAATAATAAAAATTCTTGAAGAAGAAATAGGTTATGAACTTGCTCTCTATTCATTAAATCAGATGTTCATTGCGGAAGCTCCGATAGTTTTAATAATAACCGCAGAATATCAAAGAACCACGGGCGTTTATGGAGAAAGAGGCGTTAGGTATGTCCATATGGAAGTAGGGCATGTTGCTCAGAATATCTACCTAACTGCAACATCACTGGGTCTTGGAACTGTTTCAGTAGGGGCCTTTTTAGATGAAGAAATTAAAAATTTACTAAATATTAAAGAAGATCCTCTGTTAATAATGCCTATTGGAAGAAGAGAGGTGGTATAA
- a CDS encoding tRNA (cytidine(56)-2'-O)-methyltransferase: MTVEVLRLGHRGERDKRISTHVALTARALGADKIIFTTEDEHVKNSVEKIVNNWGGNFEFSVEKKWRQYVKNFKERGVVVHLTMYGANVNESINEIKDELKNGKDILVVIGAEKVPKDIYELADYNISIGNQPHSEVAALAIFLDRLFEGKTLYRDFKDAKIKIVPSNDKKTVIINK; the protein is encoded by the coding sequence ATGACTGTTGAAGTTTTAAGATTAGGACATAGAGGAGAAAGAGATAAAAGAATATCCACTCACGTGGCTTTAACTGCGAGAGCACTTGGGGCAGATAAGATCATATTTACAACCGAAGATGAGCACGTTAAAAATAGTGTGGAAAAAATTGTTAATAATTGGGGAGGAAATTTTGAATTTTCTGTTGAGAAAAAATGGAGGCAGTATGTAAAAAATTTTAAGGAGAGAGGTGTAGTAGTGCATTTAACAATGTATGGTGCAAATGTAAACGAATCAATAAATGAAATAAAAGATGAATTAAAGAATGGAAAGGACATTTTGGTTGTTATTGGAGCTGAAAAAGTTCCAAAAGATATTTATGAACTCGCGGATTATAACATATCAATAGGAAACCAGCCACACTCAGAAGTTGCAGCGTTGGCAATATTTTTGGATCGACTATTTGAGGGAAAAACACTATATAGGGACTTTAAAGATGCAAAAATAAAAATAGTTCCTTCAAATGACAAAAAAACAGTGATAATAAACAAATAA